The Marasmius oreades isolate 03SP1 chromosome 11, whole genome shotgun sequence genome includes a region encoding these proteins:
- a CDS encoding uncharacterized protein (antiSMASH:Cluster_11.1) — MPKIQTQKSIRRARIRAFNTHLQRGPYPPFPVNQHAQNPPVIGDPVLPLRLIHLFLNMHLNDDTLLRIAMVAFCLGFLASYLQMHRRFSGL; from the exons ATGCCCAAGATTCAGACACAAAAATCGATCAGAAGGGCTCGTATCAGAGCGTTCAATACACACCTCCAACGC GGTCCGTATCCACCTTTCCCAGTT AATCAGCAT GCTCAAAATCCGCCTGTTATTGGAGACCCTGTGCTGCCCCTCAGATTGATCCACCTTTTCTTGAACATGCATCTCAATGACGATACTCTCCTCAGGATTGCT ATGGTCGCATTCTGTCTCGGTTTTCTTGCAAGCTACTTGCAAATGCATCGCAGATTTTCGGGACTCTGA
- a CDS encoding uncharacterized protein (antiSMASH:Cluster_11.1) has translation MSIVDLEKEASSFTGPTKLPSKSSKSISVDTTVEIIEEKGSASELPVVLPPKNGHSSLTRWLKLIFFSYYRKTFSIIFLANLIAFITFVVQNNGTPKTPDVGSAASANLMVALLFRQENFVNLVYEIAVACPHSAPLWLRRRLAKVFHYGGAHSGAGVAAVVWYIMYTALTTKDYIAHRSASASASASGASLANLITSYVLVTMFCLILAGAYPRFRVLYHDYFEALHRYSGWVALCTFWVHTIFAAEEYRVLEEDVLPLGLYLIQTPNFWTLCISTSCTILSWGRLRRQDVYPEVLSNHAIRLHFKYRNMKPFYGLKVSTKPLLEWHAFATIPNEDVNGKPDGFSVLISNAGDWTKETITNPPKKLWVRGYPLHGLIYTSKLFKRIVVVATGSGIGPTLSLFYANVTPRRIFWSTPAPETTYGDKVVGAVKKADPDARIWDTRKEGRPDMLFETYKLVLESDAEAVFIISNPKLTRRVVFGMESRGIPAYGAIFDS, from the exons ATGTCTATCGTCGATCTTGAAAAGGAGGCCAGTAGCTTCACAGGCCCTACCAAGTTACCTTCGAAATCCTCGAAGTCGATTTCTGTAGATACTACAGTGGAGATCATCGAGGAAAAAGGTAGTGCCAGTGAACTACCGGTGGTTCTACCCCCGAAAAATGGACACTCAAGTCTGACAAGGTGGCTCAAAC TCATCTTTTTCTCGTATTACCGGAAGACCTTCTCGatcatcttcctcgcaaACCTTATTGCTTTCATCACCTTTGTCGTTCAGAACAACGGGACACCCAAAACTCCCGACGTTGGTAGCGCTGCATCCGCGAACCTAATGGTCGCCCTTCTCTTCCGTCAGGAAAATTTCGTCAACCTCGTCTATGAGATCGCCGTTGCCTGTCCTCACAGTGCACCTCTATGGCTCCGTCGTCGACTGGCGAAGGTCTTCCATTATGGCGGTGCTCATAGTGGTGCAGGTGTAGCTGCTGTTGTGTGGTACATCATGTACACCGCTCTCACCACCAAAGACTACATCGCCCATCGATCCGCCagtgccagtgccagtgccagtgGCGCATCCCTTGCCAATCTCATCACATCCTACGTCCTCGTCACCATGTTTTGCCTCATCCTCGCTGGTGCCTACCCACGTTTCCGCGTCCTGTATCACGACTATTTCGAAGCCCTGCACCGATATTCAGGCTGGGTTGCGCTTTGCACCTTCTGGGTCCACACGATCTTTGCGGCGGAGGAGTACAGGGTTTTGGAAGAGGACGTCCTTCCCCTCGGTCTTTATCTCATCCAAACACCAAACTTTTGGACACTGTGCATCTCGACGAGCTGCACAATTCTCTCTTGGGGCCGTCTCCGTCGCCAGGATGTTTACCCGGAAGTCCTCTCCAATCATGCTATCCGCCTACACTTCAAGTACCGGAACATGAAACCGTTCTATGGTTTGAAGGTATCAACGAAGCCATTACTTGAATGGCATGCGTTTGCCACTATTCCCAATGAGGACGTGAACGGGAAGCCAGATGGCTTTTCAGTCTTGATTTCCAACGCGGGCGATTGGACGAAGGAGACGATCACGAACCCGCCGAAGAAACTTTGGGTCCGTGGGTATCCCCTCCATGGTTTAATTTACACTTCCAAACTATTCAAAAGGATTGTCGTCGTTGCTACGGGATCTGGAATAGGACCTACACTTTCTCTTTTCTATGCGAATGTGACGCCACGACGGATATTTTGGTCGACGCCTGCGCCGGAGACGACGTATGGGGATAAGGTGGTGGGTGCTGTGAAGAAGGCTGATCCTGATGCTAGGATTTGGGATACGAGGAAGGAGGGAAGACCGGATATGTTATTTGAAACGTATAAATTGGTGTTGGAGTCTGATGCTGAAGCCGTCTTCATCATTTCCAACCCAAAGTTGACAAGGAGAGTGGTGTTTGGGATGGAGAGTCGGGGGATTCCCGCATACGGAGCCATCTTTGATTCGTGA
- a CDS encoding uncharacterized protein (antiSMASH:Cluster_11.1) encodes MSQNQHVCPSFSLYPWCYWQRLTLTFKAQNPPVIGDPVLPLRLIHLFLNMHLNDDTLLRIAVGLSGPLQSLVHHMLIMLILQMVAFCLGFLASYLQMHRRFSGL; translated from the coding sequence ATGTCACAGAATCAGCATGTATGCCCATCATTTTCTCTCTACCCGTGGTGCTATTGGCAGAGACTGACACTCACCTTCAAGGCTCAAAATCCGCCTGTTATTGGAGACCCTGTGCTGCCCCTCAGATTGATCCACCTTTTCTTGAACATGCATCTCAATGACGATACTCTCCTCAGGATTGCTGTAGGACTCTCAGGGCCCCTGCAATCTCTCGTGCACCACATGCTTATTATGTTAATTCTACAGATGGTCGCATTCTGTCTCGGTTTTCTTGCAAGCTACTTGCAAATGCATCGCAGATTTTCGGGACTCTGA
- a CDS encoding uncharacterized protein (antiSMASH:Cluster_11.1) — protein MFVNEIIFEVGKHHHETFNLEDYLPCRFGPYQTRNRTYGHPKSVSSGLFSRDSMAGGIVSQYKPFRGQLDETTRAEGAASQDDRSQLLGLVRSLILDSGNIACTSLMPL, from the coding sequence ATGTTCGTGAACGAAATCATTTTTGAGGTCGGAAAGCATCACCACGAAACATTCAACTTGGAAGACTACCTTCCTTGTAGATTCGGTCCGTATCAAACAAGAAACAGGACCTATGGACACCCGAAAAGTGTTAGTTCTGGCCTTTTCTCTAGGGATTCGATGGCTGGAGGGATCGTTTCGCAATACAAACCGTTCCGTGGACAGCTGGATGAGACTACGAGAGCCGAGGGAGCTGCAAGCCAAGATGACAGAAGCCAGCTTCTAGGGCTTGTTCGATCCTTGATCCTTGATTCTGGAAATATAGCTTGTACCTCCTTGATGCCTCTATGA
- a CDS encoding uncharacterized protein (BUSCO:EOG09263A5D), translated as MSESQRKPLPFSANFAAGAIAGVSEILTFYPLDVIKTRMQLQTGKSSVGLVGSFQTIIREEGVGRLYRGLVPPLLLEAPKRAVKFAANDFWGKKFLQVTGEEKMTQQLSIMTGCSAGATESFVVVPFELVKIRLQDKNSAYAGPMDVVKQTIKKEGLLGLYAGMESTFWRHFWWNGGYFGCIFQVRSLLPKAETQQSELLNNFISGAVGGFAGTALNTPFDVVKSRIQGAIKVPGVKPKYNWTYPALITIFREEGPVALYKGFVPKVLRLAPGGGVLLLVVEFTLGVFRKALGPPYI; from the exons ATGTCGGAATCTCAACGAAAAC CCCTGCCTTTTTCAGCCAATTTTGCTGCAGGCGCCATCGCTGGTGTATCTGAAATTCTAACGTTTTATCCTCTCG ATGTC ATCAAAACCCGTATGCAACTACAAACAGGGAAGTCGAGTGTTGGTCTAGTTGGGAGTTTCCAGACCATCATTAGGGAAGAAGG GGTTGGACGTTTGTATCGAG GACTCGTACCTCCTTTACTGCTCGAAGCACCAAAACGTGCCGTGAAATT CGCTGCCAATGATTTTTGGGGCAAAAAGTTCCTTCAGGTTACTGGAGAGGAAAAGATGACGCAGCAACTTTCGATAATGACGGGATGTAGTGCGGGAGCGACG GAAAGTTTTGTGGTAGTACCTTTCGAACTGGTCAAGATTAG ATTGCAAGACAAGAATAGTGCTTACGCCGGACCTATGGACGTTGTCAAACAAACCATTAAGAAAGAGGGCTTACTCGGTCTGTACGCTGGTATGGAATCTACATTCTGGAG ACACTTCTGGTGGAACGGCGGGTACTTTGGTTGTATCTTCCAAGTCAGAAGCTTATTGCCCAAAGCCGAA ACTCAGCAGAGCGAATTGCTTAACAATTTCATTTCGGGTGCTGTCGGTGGATTCGCTGGAACCGCATTGAACACTCC ATTCGAC GTCGTTAAATCTCGTATACAAGGAGCGATCAAAGTCCCTGGTGTTAAGCCAAAGTATAACTGGACATACCCTGCTTTGATCACGATTTTCAGGGAGGAAGGACCTGTTGCGTTGTATAAGGGGTTTGTTCCGAAGGTGCTTCGGCTTGCGCCTGGAGGTGGGGTGTTGCTTTTGGTTGTTGAGTTTACGCTTGGGGTGTTTAGGAAAG CGCTTGGACCTCCGTATATTTAG